The proteins below are encoded in one region of Legionella antarctica:
- a CDS encoding acyl-CoA thioesterase, translating into MTRVPKGELTIQTLAMPLSTNANGDIFGGWIVSQMDLAAGVLAKRLSQGRVATVAINSMTFLKPVHVGDVISCHVELIKQGNTSLTIGVEVWALPTTQAERYQVTEGVFVFVAIDENRKPRQVSIKV; encoded by the coding sequence ATGACAAGAGTGCCTAAAGGAGAGTTGACAATTCAAACCTTGGCAATGCCTTTAAGTACAAATGCAAATGGAGATATATTTGGGGGATGGATAGTCTCCCAAATGGATCTGGCCGCTGGGGTTTTGGCAAAACGATTATCTCAGGGGCGAGTTGCAACAGTTGCAATTAATTCAATGACCTTTCTAAAGCCAGTTCATGTTGGTGATGTAATCAGCTGTCACGTCGAGTTAATCAAACAGGGCAATACATCGCTGACTATAGGGGTTGAGGTATGGGCACTTCCAACAACTCAAGCTGAGCGCTATCAAGTGACTGAGGGTGTCTTTGTTTTTGTTGCCATAGATGAAAATCGGAAACCAAGACAGGTATCTATAAAAGTATGA
- a CDS encoding HAD-IB family phosphatase: MLHIRPESWMPKSPIDVFFFDCDSTLSLIEGIDLLASMNDVAEPVKAITKRCMSTTGLNLADYRKRLDYIRPNKMQIKQLAANYSTHLTPGVKEVIRLFHSLDKKIFIISGGIKSAIVPMAKDLGIQPDRVLAVDIYFNDDGSYQGFDQKNELTQANGKSICIANVLKENERSLLLGDGFSDWEAQDFVTRFVGYAGLNPKAWVQTHSDFYILQTNIMPVLALGLTNEEQQNLTGEDKASYAAGLDAIKKGLVLIKEPDNVHHPNS; encoded by the coding sequence ATGCTTCATATTAGACCTGAATCATGGATGCCCAAGTCTCCTATAGATGTCTTTTTTTTTGATTGTGACAGTACGTTGTCACTCATTGAAGGAATCGATTTACTAGCAAGTATGAATGATGTGGCAGAGCCAGTGAAGGCAATTACTAAACGCTGTATGTCGACAACAGGCTTAAATCTGGCGGATTATAGGAAACGCCTGGATTATATTAGGCCAAACAAAATGCAAATTAAGCAACTGGCTGCAAACTACAGTACCCACCTTACCCCTGGGGTTAAAGAGGTTATCAGACTTTTTCATAGCCTTGATAAAAAAATATTTATAATTTCCGGAGGTATTAAGTCTGCCATAGTTCCTATGGCAAAAGATCTGGGTATTCAACCGGACAGGGTACTTGCCGTTGATATATATTTTAATGATGATGGTTCTTACCAGGGATTTGACCAGAAAAATGAATTAACTCAAGCCAACGGTAAAAGCATATGCATTGCAAATGTTTTAAAAGAAAATGAGCGATCTTTGTTATTAGGAGATGGTTTTAGTGATTGGGAAGCACAAGACTTCGTGACCCGGTTTGTTGGCTATGCCGGACTAAATCCTAAAGCCTGGGTGCAGACACATTCTGATTTTTATATTTTACAAACCAATATAATGCCAGTACTTGCCTTGGGCTTGACAAATGAAGAACAACAAAATCTTACAGGGGAAGACAAGGCCAGTTACGCGGCAGGATTAGATGCGATTAAAAAAGGTCTGGTATTAATTAAGGAGCCTGATAATGTTCACCATCCAAATTCTTGA
- a CDS encoding thiopurine S-methyltransferase, which translates to MNKGQQFWADIWREGRTFFHKEEINRDLITYWPELHMVPGMRVLVPLCGKSLDMLWLSQQGFKVVGIELSEQAVIQFAAEHQLHFKKEKTGEIYHYYTDAISLWVGDIFALESSLIAPVDAIYDRAALIALPAKMRPDYVDRCLQWLKPRGAILLKTLSYNQEKLEGPPYSISGEDVSNLYKKQCSEIKCLKISERLQDPHDLLFQRGLKAIKDSVWCVRKA; encoded by the coding sequence GTGAATAAAGGGCAACAATTTTGGGCTGATATTTGGCGTGAAGGGCGAACCTTCTTTCACAAGGAAGAGATTAATCGAGATTTAATCACCTATTGGCCCGAATTACATATGGTGCCAGGGATGCGTGTACTTGTTCCTTTGTGTGGAAAAAGTCTTGATATGCTTTGGCTCTCCCAGCAAGGATTTAAAGTGGTTGGTATCGAGCTGAGCGAGCAGGCTGTAATCCAGTTTGCTGCAGAACATCAACTGCATTTCAAGAAAGAAAAAACAGGGGAAATATATCATTATTACACTGACGCTATTAGTTTATGGGTTGGCGATATTTTTGCCCTGGAGTCTTCTTTAATCGCACCAGTCGATGCCATTTATGATAGAGCGGCTTTAATTGCCCTTCCAGCTAAAATGAGACCAGATTATGTAGACAGGTGCCTCCAATGGCTTAAGCCACGTGGAGCTATCTTGTTAAAAACATTAAGTTACAACCAAGAAAAATTAGAAGGCCCTCCCTATAGCATCTCTGGTGAAGATGTATCCAACCTATATAAAAAGCAGTGTTCAGAAATTAAGTGCTTAAAAATTTCTGAGCGGCTACAAGACCCTCATGATCTCTTGTTTCAAAGAGGTTTGAAGGCGATTAAAGATAGTGTATGGTGTGTTAGAAAGGCGTAA
- a CDS encoding Tex family protein, which produces MAQEMLASAAIIAQELKVKVSQVETAIRMLDEGATVPFIARYRKEATEGLDDVQLRFLAERLIYLRELDERRTVVLQSIREQEKLTPELEQSILAADTKTRLEDLYLPFRPKRRTKAQIAIEAGLEPLALALWNNPDLDPEEEATKYINSESGFDDTKAALEGARHILMEHFAEDPELINELREYLWQHALVKSVGSSKKKEAVNKFSDYFAYSEAIKKIPSHRALALFRGRRESILQVNLILPETDVNYGENKTAAYFKIEDQQRRADSWLYDTVRMTWKVKLFTKLELELLTRLREMADEEAIKVFSRNLRDLLLAAPAGPQITIGLDPGIRTGVKVVVVDATGKLLDYTVIFPFAPQNEWHQSLAELAKLAVKHQVNLISIGNGTGSRETERLVTDMIKMYPDLQLSKIIVSEAGASVYSASEIAANEFPDLDVTLRGAVSIARRLQDPLAELVKIEAKSIGVGQYQHDVNQTRLARCLDGVVEDCVNAVGVDINTASAALLTHVSGLNDTLAKNIVQYRDEHGAFENRNQLKNINRMGEKAFQQAAGFLRIMNGDNPLDASCVHPEAYSLVEKIVADKKVGISQVIGNKEILHSVNADQYVDENFGLPTIRDVLRELEKPGRDPRPEFKTAQFKEGVEDINHLHEGMILEGVVSNVTNFGAFIDIGVHQDGLVHISAMTNRFITDPRAVVKAGDIVKVKVVEVDKERKRIGLSMKLGEENASSPDQKQTARHQPAKKKPQAKKMEVKKKPEPSKKAEPVKKTVFNTAMADALSRLKRGG; this is translated from the coding sequence ATGGCTCAAGAGATGTTGGCGTCAGCTGCGATTATTGCACAGGAACTTAAGGTCAAAGTCTCGCAGGTAGAGACTGCTATTCGTATGCTGGATGAGGGAGCAACAGTTCCTTTTATTGCTCGTTATCGTAAAGAAGCAACTGAAGGCCTCGATGATGTGCAGTTACGTTTTCTCGCCGAGAGATTAATTTATTTGCGTGAACTGGATGAGAGACGAACTGTTGTCTTACAATCAATTCGTGAACAAGAAAAATTAACTCCCGAGTTAGAGCAAAGTATTCTGGCAGCAGATACTAAAACGCGTCTGGAGGACTTATATTTACCCTTCAGGCCTAAACGACGCACTAAGGCGCAAATAGCAATTGAGGCAGGGTTAGAGCCCTTGGCTCTTGCACTATGGAACAATCCTGATCTGGATCCAGAGGAAGAGGCAACCAAGTACATCAATTCAGAGTCAGGTTTTGACGATACAAAAGCAGCTCTTGAAGGGGCCAGACACATTTTAATGGAGCATTTTGCTGAGGATCCTGAGCTGATAAATGAATTGCGGGAATACCTATGGCAACACGCTCTAGTTAAATCAGTGGGTAGTAGCAAGAAAAAAGAAGCAGTCAACAAGTTTTCGGATTATTTTGCTTACTCCGAAGCTATTAAAAAAATTCCTTCTCACCGTGCACTGGCTCTATTTCGTGGACGACGTGAGAGTATTTTGCAAGTAAATCTTATTTTACCAGAAACTGATGTAAATTATGGTGAAAACAAGACAGCAGCCTATTTCAAAATTGAGGATCAGCAAAGAAGAGCCGATAGCTGGTTATATGATACAGTCCGCATGACCTGGAAAGTAAAATTATTCACCAAGTTAGAGCTGGAGCTATTGACGCGCTTACGCGAAATGGCAGATGAAGAAGCAATTAAAGTATTCTCCCGAAACTTGCGAGATTTATTGCTAGCTGCTCCAGCTGGTCCCCAAATAACTATAGGACTTGATCCTGGAATTCGGACTGGCGTGAAAGTTGTGGTCGTTGATGCTACCGGTAAGTTACTTGATTACACAGTTATTTTTCCCTTCGCTCCACAAAATGAATGGCACCAATCGCTTGCTGAGCTGGCGAAGCTTGCCGTGAAACATCAGGTAAACTTAATCAGTATAGGTAATGGCACTGGTTCACGTGAAACAGAGCGTCTGGTTACTGACATGATAAAAATGTACCCTGATTTGCAGCTTAGCAAAATTATTGTTAGTGAAGCTGGTGCATCCGTTTATTCAGCCTCTGAAATAGCAGCTAATGAATTCCCCGATTTAGATGTTACTTTAAGAGGAGCTGTATCAATTGCCCGTAGGTTACAGGATCCATTGGCTGAGTTGGTCAAAATAGAGGCAAAATCCATCGGGGTAGGTCAGTATCAACATGATGTCAATCAGACACGGCTTGCTCGATGCCTTGATGGAGTTGTTGAGGACTGTGTGAATGCGGTAGGGGTTGATATTAATACGGCTTCAGCTGCCTTACTTACTCATGTTTCTGGTCTTAACGATACGCTGGCCAAGAATATAGTGCAATATCGAGACGAACACGGCGCCTTTGAGAACAGAAATCAGTTAAAAAATATCAATAGAATGGGTGAAAAAGCTTTTCAACAGGCTGCTGGTTTTCTTCGCATTATGAATGGGGATAACCCCTTGGATGCATCTTGCGTTCATCCCGAGGCTTATTCTCTGGTAGAAAAAATTGTTGCAGATAAGAAAGTAGGTATTTCTCAAGTTATAGGCAATAAAGAAATATTGCACAGCGTAAATGCGGATCAATATGTTGATGAAAACTTTGGGTTGCCTACGATCAGAGATGTTCTGCGTGAACTGGAAAAACCAGGACGAGATCCACGACCTGAATTTAAGACAGCACAATTTAAAGAAGGTGTTGAGGACATCAACCATTTGCATGAAGGGATGATTCTTGAAGGCGTGGTAAGTAATGTTACTAATTTTGGTGCTTTTATAGATATAGGTGTGCATCAGGATGGATTAGTACATATTTCAGCCATGACTAATCGCTTCATCACTGATCCACGTGCTGTAGTAAAGGCCGGTGACATAGTAAAAGTTAAAGTAGTTGAAGTGGATAAAGAGCGGAAACGTATTGGTCTGAGTATGAAGTTAGGTGAAGAAAACGCCTCATCACCCGATCAGAAACAAACAGCCAGGCACCAGCCAGCCAAAAAGAAACCTCAAGCTAAAAAAATGGAAGTTAAGAAAAAACCGGAGCCGTCTAAAAAGGCTGAGCCTGTTAAGAAAACTGTTTTTAATACTGCTATGGCAGATGCTTTGTCCAGACTTAAACGGGGTGGTTAA
- a CDS encoding 3-phosphoglycerate dehydrogenase family protein, translating to MFTIQILDNISEKAIKLLESPEYQIATDFDNPDVILVRSRQLHKHCFADKLKAIGRAGIGTDNIPVAYLTQLGVPVFYAPGANANAVKELVLAAMLIGYRHLDEARNFLSHIGEHNKESLCREIETQKKKFVGHEISGKTLGVIGLGNIGVKVANAALALGMKVIAYDPHMTLYNALALMPTIECVVDLNTVLSNADMITLHVPLVADTTNLINKDNIHQLKPHSLLLNFSREQVVNETAILDQLKRGSMLGYITDFPTPDLAKNPGVLSFPHLGASTAEAEANSAEMVIRNIRNYLEFGIIEHSINFPDTFLPAMGMPNVNRLLIINNNKPGVIAHFTQKISQSGYNIERMVNTSRDNIAVNLLDISGVRKDSDLLTRLIESIDGVIRVHLIVP from the coding sequence ATGTTCACCATCCAAATTCTTGATAATATATCCGAAAAAGCCATTAAATTACTGGAGTCCCCCGAATATCAAATCGCTACTGATTTTGATAACCCTGATGTGATATTAGTTCGTTCCCGTCAATTACATAAACATTGTTTTGCAGATAAATTAAAAGCGATTGGGCGTGCAGGTATCGGTACCGATAACATCCCTGTGGCTTATCTTACCCAGCTTGGAGTCCCCGTATTTTATGCTCCTGGTGCTAATGCCAATGCGGTTAAGGAGCTGGTATTGGCTGCCATGTTAATTGGCTATCGTCACCTGGATGAAGCAAGAAACTTTCTATCACATATAGGAGAACACAATAAAGAATCACTGTGTCGTGAAATAGAAACGCAAAAAAAGAAGTTTGTTGGACATGAAATTTCAGGGAAAACACTCGGTGTTATTGGTTTGGGAAATATTGGAGTTAAAGTAGCCAATGCAGCACTTGCATTGGGTATGAAGGTCATAGCCTATGATCCGCACATGACTCTATATAACGCTTTGGCCTTAATGCCAACTATAGAGTGCGTAGTGGACTTGAATACAGTATTGTCCAATGCAGATATGATTACCTTGCATGTACCATTAGTTGCTGATACTACTAATTTAATCAATAAAGATAATATCCATCAGCTCAAACCCCACTCTTTATTACTGAATTTTTCCCGGGAACAGGTAGTCAATGAAACAGCAATTCTGGATCAGTTAAAAAGAGGTAGCATGTTAGGTTATATCACCGACTTCCCAACCCCGGATCTGGCGAAGAACCCTGGCGTTTTAAGCTTTCCTCATTTAGGAGCAAGTACAGCTGAGGCAGAGGCAAACTCAGCAGAAATGGTGATCCGTAATATCCGTAACTATCTGGAATTTGGCATTATAGAGCATTCGATTAATTTTCCTGACACCTTTCTTCCTGCAATGGGCATGCCGAACGTTAATCGTCTGTTAATTATTAACAACAATAAGCCTGGTGTTATTGCTCATTTTACCCAGAAAATTTCACAGTCAGGCTATAACATTGAACGCATGGTTAATACATCCCGTGACAATATAGCAGTTAATCTCCTTGACATATCAGGTGTTAGGAAGGACTCCGATTTATTAACCCGACTTATTGAAAGCATTGATGGTGTAATTCGAGTACACCTTATTGTGCCGTAG
- the fusA gene encoding elongation factor G, whose amino-acid sequence MTDLNLYRNIGIFAHVDAGKTTTTERILKLTGKIHKIGEVHEGESTTDFMEQEAERGITIQSAAVSCFWKGTRFNVIDTPGHVDFTVEVYRSLKVLDGGIGVFCGSGGVEPQSETNWRYANNSKVSRLIFVNKLDRIGADFLKVTTQVQKVLGANPLIMTLPIGIEDNFIGVVDLLTRKAYVWDETGQPENYTITDVPANMLDDVETYRNQLIETALEMDDELLMAYLEGEEPSIEDIKRCIRKGTLELAFFPTYCGSAFKNKGMQLLLDAVVDYLPAPHEVNPQPLTDAEGKPNGQFAVVSPDEPFRALAFKIMDDRFGALTFVRIYSGKLNKGDTILNSFTGKSERVGRMVEMQANERNELQSAEAGDIIAIVGMKNVRTGHTLCDPKQECTLEAMVFPEPVISIAVTPKDKGSTEKMSIAIGKMVAEDPTFRVETDVDSGETILRGMGELHLDIKVDILKRTYDVELIVGQPQVAYRETITKSIQDSYTHKKQSGGSGQYGKIDYTIEPGEPNTGFTFVTSVVGGNVPKEYFPAIEKGFRSMMGTGTLAGFPVLDVVVNLSDGGFHPVDSSAIAFEIAAKGAFRQSIPKAAPQLLEPIMKVDVYSTEDDVGNVIGDLNRRRGMISGQEPSAGGVRIKADVPLSEMFGYISTLRTLTSGRGQFSMEFSHYAPCPNSVAEAVIAKEKEKKAAAAK is encoded by the coding sequence ATGACTGATTTAAACCTATACAGAAATATTGGTATCTTCGCCCACGTAGATGCCGGAAAAACCACCACTACCGAACGTATTCTTAAGTTAACTGGTAAAATCCACAAAATCGGTGAAGTTCACGAAGGTGAATCAACAACTGACTTCATGGAACAGGAAGCGGAGCGCGGTATCACCATCCAGTCAGCAGCGGTAAGTTGCTTCTGGAAAGGTACTCGATTCAACGTAATCGATACCCCTGGACACGTTGACTTCACCGTAGAAGTTTATCGTTCCCTGAAGGTACTCGATGGCGGCATCGGCGTATTCTGCGGTTCTGGCGGGGTTGAGCCTCAGTCAGAAACCAACTGGCGCTATGCAAACAATTCAAAAGTATCTCGTTTAATCTTCGTAAACAAACTTGACCGTATTGGCGCTGATTTTTTGAAAGTCACCACACAGGTGCAAAAGGTATTAGGTGCAAATCCGTTAATTATGACCTTACCCATCGGTATTGAAGATAACTTCATAGGTGTTGTCGATTTGCTAACTCGTAAAGCCTATGTTTGGGACGAAACTGGCCAGCCAGAAAACTATACCATTACCGACGTACCAGCCAATATGCTTGACGATGTTGAAACGTACCGCAATCAACTAATCGAAACAGCGCTTGAAATGGATGATGAATTGCTGATGGCTTATCTGGAAGGGGAAGAACCTTCAATAGAAGACATTAAGCGTTGTATCCGCAAAGGTACACTCGAATTAGCTTTCTTTCCAACTTATTGCGGCTCTGCCTTTAAAAACAAGGGAATGCAACTCTTACTTGATGCAGTAGTTGATTATTTGCCTGCTCCTCACGAAGTTAACCCTCAGCCTTTAACAGATGCTGAAGGTAAACCAAATGGCCAATTCGCTGTCGTTTCTCCCGATGAACCATTCCGCGCTCTGGCATTTAAAATCATGGATGACCGTTTTGGTGCGCTAACGTTCGTACGTATCTACTCAGGAAAACTTAATAAAGGTGATACCATCCTAAATTCCTTTACCGGTAAAAGTGAGCGTGTCGGCCGTATGGTTGAGATGCAGGCCAATGAACGTAATGAATTGCAAAGTGCTGAAGCAGGCGACATTATAGCTATCGTAGGCATGAAAAACGTTCGAACCGGTCACACGCTTTGTGATCCCAAACAAGAATGTACACTTGAAGCGATGGTGTTCCCTGAGCCAGTTATCTCTATTGCTGTTACTCCAAAAGACAAAGGCTCAACTGAAAAAATGAGTATTGCTATTGGTAAAATGGTTGCAGAAGACCCAACATTCAGGGTTGAAACTGATGTGGATTCTGGCGAAACCATTCTTCGTGGTATGGGTGAATTACATCTTGATATTAAAGTGGATATTCTTAAGCGTACTTATGATGTTGAATTAATAGTAGGTCAACCCCAGGTTGCCTACCGGGAAACCATAACCAAATCGATTCAAGACAGTTATACCCACAAGAAACAATCAGGTGGTTCTGGTCAATATGGTAAGATTGACTATACTATTGAACCGGGTGAGCCAAACACTGGATTCACTTTCGTCACATCCGTTGTGGGTGGGAACGTTCCTAAAGAATATTTCCCTGCAATTGAAAAAGGGTTCCGTTCCATGATGGGCACAGGTACATTGGCAGGCTTCCCTGTGTTGGATGTGGTAGTTAACCTTTCCGATGGTGGTTTCCATCCCGTTGACTCCTCGGCGATTGCATTTGAAATTGCAGCAAAAGGTGCTTTTCGTCAATCCATACCAAAAGCCGCACCACAATTGCTTGAGCCAATTATGAAAGTTGACGTTTACAGTACCGAAGATGATGTAGGTAATGTTATTGGTGACTTAAACCGCCGTCGCGGCATGATCTCTGGCCAGGAGCCAAGTGCCGGAGGTGTTCGCATTAAGGCCGATGTCCCTCTTTCAGAAATGTTTGGATACATTAGCACTTTACGCACCCTTACCTCTGGTCGTGGACAATTTTCTATGGAGTTCTCTCACTATGCTCCTTGCCCAAACAGTGTAGCTGAAGCAGTGATTGCCAAAGAAAAGGAAAAGAAAGCCGCTGCTGCCAAGTAA
- the glmS gene encoding glutamine--fructose-6-phosphate transaminase (isomerizing) — MCGIMGGVSERDISKILLEGLRRLEYRGYDSAGIAVIDNHSRLKRVRMQGKVQNLANAMQETAVAGNTGIAHTRWATHGKPSEQNAHPHLSHGQIALVHNGIIENHDNLRQRLISSGYQFTSETDTEVAAHLIHFHYLQHEDLLLAVQTAAAEMHGAFALGVIHQQRPLDLVAIRKGSPLVLGLGIGENFIASDALALRAFAQSVIYLEEGDSATITAHEIKLYDSSRKIVERLSHPLTNDSEIVSKGPYRHFMLKEIFEQSRVLSDTIEGRISSPEVLKASFGERASHVFPLVKQIHIVACGTSYHAGMIAKYWLESLAGFPTQVEIASEYRYRDVVVPNGTLFITISQSGETADTLAALYKAKNMNYLASLAICNVATSTMVREADCVFLTRAGIEIGVASTKAFTTQLASFLMLAAALCPDERSQEVLKQLQELPACCERVLKMNGEIESLAALFVNKSHALFLGRGVQYPVALEGALKLKEISYIHAEAYPAGELKHGPLALVDKDMPVIAVAPNDELLDKLKSNLHEVSARGGQLLVFVDDGQVWEPNGARLIKVPFCGTWIAPIVYTIPLQLLAYHVAVAKGTDVDQPRNLAKSVTVE; from the coding sequence ATGTGCGGGATTATGGGTGGTGTTTCAGAACGCGATATTAGCAAAATTTTGCTGGAAGGATTACGCCGACTGGAATATAGAGGTTATGACTCAGCGGGTATCGCTGTAATTGATAATCACTCCCGTTTAAAGCGAGTGAGGATGCAGGGGAAGGTACAAAACCTGGCTAATGCAATGCAGGAAACTGCGGTTGCTGGAAATACCGGGATTGCTCATACCCGTTGGGCGACACACGGCAAACCCTCAGAGCAAAACGCTCACCCTCATTTATCTCATGGCCAGATTGCTTTAGTTCATAACGGCATCATTGAAAATCATGATAATTTACGCCAGCGCCTTATTTCAAGTGGTTATCAGTTCACCTCTGAAACAGATACTGAAGTAGCCGCTCATTTAATTCACTTTCATTACCTGCAGCATGAAGATTTATTATTGGCCGTTCAGACCGCGGCAGCCGAGATGCACGGTGCTTTTGCCTTGGGGGTCATTCATCAACAACGACCCCTCGATTTAGTTGCAATTAGAAAAGGCAGTCCTTTGGTTCTGGGACTTGGTATCGGAGAGAATTTTATTGCTTCTGATGCTCTGGCTTTAAGGGCATTTGCCCAATCGGTTATTTATTTAGAAGAGGGTGATAGTGCTACTATCACGGCACATGAGATAAAGCTCTATGACTCTTCTCGTAAAATTGTTGAACGACTTTCGCATCCGTTAACTAATGATTCTGAAATCGTCAGTAAAGGCCCCTACAGGCACTTTATGCTTAAGGAGATATTTGAACAGTCCAGAGTATTGAGTGATACCATAGAAGGTCGTATTAGCAGCCCAGAAGTACTTAAAGCCAGTTTTGGTGAACGGGCCTCGCATGTGTTTCCTTTGGTAAAACAAATTCATATTGTGGCTTGTGGAACCAGTTATCATGCGGGGATGATTGCTAAGTATTGGCTTGAATCTTTGGCTGGATTTCCGACACAGGTTGAAATTGCCAGTGAATATCGTTACCGCGATGTGGTTGTTCCCAATGGGACTTTGTTTATCACTATTTCTCAATCAGGTGAAACAGCAGACACCTTAGCTGCTTTATATAAAGCAAAAAACATGAATTATTTGGCTAGCTTAGCCATTTGTAATGTGGCAACAAGTACCATGGTAAGGGAAGCAGACTGTGTCTTTTTGACCCGTGCAGGTATTGAAATTGGTGTGGCATCAACCAAAGCATTTACTACTCAACTCGCATCATTTTTGATGTTAGCCGCTGCTCTTTGTCCCGATGAGCGTTCGCAAGAAGTATTAAAACAACTACAAGAATTGCCGGCTTGCTGTGAGCGAGTATTAAAGATGAATGGGGAAATTGAGTCCCTGGCTGCTTTATTTGTTAATAAGTCTCATGCATTATTTCTAGGTCGTGGCGTGCAGTATCCTGTAGCACTGGAAGGTGCTTTAAAATTAAAGGAAATTTCTTATATTCATGCGGAAGCATATCCAGCAGGAGAGTTAAAACATGGTCCTTTAGCTCTGGTTGATAAGGACATGCCGGTCATTGCGGTGGCACCCAATGATGAGCTTTTGGATAAATTAAAATCTAATTTACATGAAGTGAGTGCTCGTGGTGGGCAGTTACTTGTTTTTGTTGATGATGGACAAGTGTGGGAGCCTAATGGGGCTCGATTAATCAAGGTACCTTTTTGTGGAACATGGATTGCGCCCATAGTTTATACCATTCCCCTGCAGCTATTAGCTTATCATGTGGCTGTTGCCAAAGGCACCGACGTGGATCAGCCTCGTAATCTTGCTAAATCGGTGACCGTTGAGTGA